One part of the Streptomyces ferrugineus genome encodes these proteins:
- a CDS encoding DUF4333 domain-containing protein: MHRSKFAVGVIGGATAVVALGGLGTYLLSGTESTSRLDEYSTASVDGHKALASNIVAGRTESKYHPLPWVGDKVTGVTCPGGLKAVAGASITCAGKKSDGGVVRIPVRVTKADAKSVTWKFER; encoded by the coding sequence ATGCACCGCAGCAAGTTCGCCGTCGGCGTCATCGGCGGGGCGACCGCCGTGGTCGCGCTCGGAGGCCTCGGCACCTATCTGCTCTCCGGCACCGAGTCGACCAGCCGCCTGGACGAATACAGCACGGCGTCGGTGGACGGTCACAAGGCGCTCGCGTCGAACATCGTCGCGGGCCGCACCGAGAGCAAGTACCACCCGCTGCCCTGGGTCGGCGACAAGGTCACCGGCGTCACCTGCCCGGGCGGCCTGAAGGCCGTGGCCGGAGCCAGCATCACCTGCGCAGGCAAGAAGAGCGACGGCGGGGTCGTCCGCATCCCCGTCCGGGTGACCAAGGCCGATGCCAAGAGCGTCACCTGGAAGTTCGAGCGCTGA
- a CDS encoding helix-turn-helix domain-containing protein yields the protein MSPAAVPPVGERIRQARLRRGTSLRGLAREIGVSASLISQIENGKSQPSVSTLYAITTALGISIEALFDSAEATAEATAEATAEATAASPVAAPGAVPGSAPGTVLHALAAFAADPGRRIGPLVTPDEREVLELDSGVVWERLGHVPGTPVDFLQVTYRPGGSSSSSGGLMRHTGTEYGCLTSGELILTLGFDEYTLRPGDAVCFESTTPHRYRNDGDVPAIGTWFVFTEMFSEDVQ from the coding sequence ATGTCTCCCGCCGCCGTCCCACCCGTCGGTGAGCGCATCCGGCAGGCACGCCTGCGGCGTGGGACGAGCCTGCGCGGGCTCGCCCGCGAGATCGGCGTGTCGGCGAGCCTCATCTCCCAGATCGAGAACGGCAAGAGCCAGCCCTCGGTCAGCACCCTGTACGCGATCACGACCGCCCTCGGCATCTCCATCGAGGCACTCTTCGACTCGGCCGAGGCCACGGCCGAGGCCACGGCCGAGGCCACGGCCGAGGCCACGGCCGCGTCCCCGGTGGCGGCACCCGGCGCAGTGCCCGGCAGCGCCCCCGGCACCGTCCTGCACGCCCTGGCCGCCTTCGCCGCCGACCCCGGCCGCCGCATCGGCCCGCTGGTCACACCGGACGAGCGCGAGGTGCTGGAGCTGGACTCGGGTGTGGTGTGGGAGCGTCTCGGCCATGTTCCGGGCACCCCCGTCGACTTTCTGCAGGTGACCTACCGGCCCGGCGGCTCCTCCTCCAGCTCCGGCGGCCTCATGCGCCACACCGGCACCGAGTACGGCTGCCTGACCTCGGGCGAGCTGATCCTCACTCTCGGATTCGACGAGTACACGTTGCGCCCGGGCGACGCGGTCTGCTTCGAGTCGACGACCCCGCACCGCTACCGCAACGATGGAGACGTACCGGCCATCGGTACCTGGTTCGTGTTCACCGAGATGTTCAGCGAAGATGTTCAGTGA
- a CDS encoding HhH-GDP family DNA glycosylase, translating into MSDDRRVVRELVRAHGRTFAEEADIPLKDTPQPLYRLLVLAHLLSARIRGSVAIDTARALYEAGLRDPRRMADADWQERVDALGRGGYRRYDERTATQLGDAAELLNDRWGGDLRRLRKEADGDVGELRRLLQEFPGMGPSGADIFLREAQRVWPEVAPRLDDKALSGAQRLGLPKDPDRLTDLAGDTEPAVLAAALVRASLDKEVAEDSLRRAS; encoded by the coding sequence ATGAGCGACGACAGGCGCGTCGTACGGGAACTCGTGCGGGCGCACGGTCGGACGTTCGCCGAGGAGGCGGACATCCCGCTGAAGGACACCCCGCAGCCGCTGTACCGGCTGCTGGTCCTGGCGCATCTGCTCAGCGCCCGGATCCGCGGCTCGGTCGCCATCGACACCGCCCGCGCCCTGTACGAGGCGGGCCTGCGCGATCCGCGCCGGATGGCCGACGCCGACTGGCAGGAGCGGGTGGACGCGCTGGGCCGGGGCGGCTACCGGCGCTATGACGAGCGCACCGCCACCCAGCTCGGCGACGCCGCCGAGCTGCTGAACGACCGGTGGGGCGGCGACCTGCGCCGGCTGCGCAAGGAGGCGGACGGCGACGTCGGTGAACTGCGCCGGCTGCTGCAGGAGTTCCCCGGCATGGGGCCGTCCGGCGCCGACATCTTCCTGCGCGAGGCCCAGCGGGTCTGGCCCGAAGTGGCGCCCCGCCTCGACGACAAGGCGCTCTCCGGCGCCCAGCGGCTGGGCCTGCCCAAGGACCCGGACCGGCTGACGGACCTGGCCGGGGACACCGAACCGGCCGTGCTCGCCGCCGCGTTGGTGCGGGCCTCGCTCGACAAGGAGGTGGCCGAAGACAGTCTCCGCCGGGCCTCATGA
- a CDS encoding SDR family oxidoreductase — MSSVLVVGGTSGIGREFARLRAQRGDEVVLTGRDAHRADTVAKEIGARQGLALDLARPRGIAAALAGVGRVDHLVIAGVSRDENRVAEYDIDAALRLVTLKLVGYTEVVHALGPRLHEDSAIVLFGGQAKERPYPGATTVATVNAGVRGLVNTLAVELAPVRVNAVHPGVVGDSPYWAGKPEEVLAGLRARTPSGRLATMADVVDAVDFLLRNRSVNAVELTVDGGWMLG, encoded by the coding sequence ATGAGCAGTGTCCTTGTGGTGGGCGGCACGTCCGGGATCGGCCGCGAGTTCGCGCGCTTGCGTGCTCAGCGGGGTGACGAGGTGGTCCTCACCGGCCGGGACGCCCATCGCGCCGACACGGTCGCCAAGGAGATCGGCGCCCGCCAGGGCCTCGCCCTCGACCTCGCCCGGCCGCGCGGGATCGCCGCCGCGCTGGCCGGCGTCGGGCGCGTGGACCATCTGGTGATCGCGGGCGTCTCACGGGACGAGAACCGGGTCGCCGAGTACGACATCGACGCCGCCCTGCGTCTGGTCACGCTCAAGCTCGTCGGCTACACCGAGGTCGTGCACGCGCTTGGCCCACGGCTGCACGAGGACAGCGCGATCGTGCTGTTCGGCGGCCAGGCCAAGGAGCGCCCCTACCCCGGGGCGACGACGGTGGCGACGGTCAACGCGGGGGTGCGGGGTCTGGTGAACACGCTCGCCGTCGAGCTGGCGCCCGTGCGGGTCAACGCCGTGCATCCCGGGGTCGTGGGGGACAGCCCGTACTGGGCGGGCAAGCCCGAGGAGGTGCTGGCCGGGCTGCGCGCCAGGACGCCCAGCGGGCGGCTCGCCACGATGGCCGATGTCGTGGACGCGGTGGACTTCCTGCTGCGCAACCGGTCCGTCAACGCCGTCGAACTCACCGTGGACGGCGGGTGGATGCTGGGCTGA
- a CDS encoding alpha-ketoacid dehydrogenase subunit beta, with product MADVISYREAVAEGIAREMRRDPSVVCLGEDIGEAGGVFKTTVGLFKEFGPQRVWDTPISEQAIVGAAMGAAMTGMRPVAEIMFSDFLACCWDYLANEIPKVRYMTGGQVTVPLVVRTANGGGLGFGAQHSQATENWALTVPGLKIAAPATPADVIGMMAAAIRSDDPVVFFEHKGLLASKGTPPPPDHVVELGRAAVVREGADVTLVALASMVPVALKAAELLSGEGIEAEVVDLRCLVPLDVTTVLTSLGRTSRLVTVEENPYQGGWGATLVSVVADEGFDLLDAPVRRVAGDCVPLPFADALEERVIPTVEKVVATVRGLAAY from the coding sequence GTGGCGGACGTGATCAGCTACCGGGAGGCGGTCGCCGAGGGCATCGCCCGCGAGATGCGGCGCGATCCGTCCGTCGTCTGCCTGGGCGAGGACATCGGCGAGGCGGGCGGGGTGTTCAAGACGACCGTCGGGCTGTTCAAGGAGTTCGGGCCGCAGCGGGTCTGGGACACGCCGATCTCCGAGCAGGCCATCGTGGGGGCCGCCATGGGCGCCGCGATGACCGGGATGCGGCCCGTCGCCGAGATCATGTTCTCTGACTTCCTGGCCTGCTGCTGGGACTACCTCGCCAACGAGATCCCCAAGGTGCGGTACATGACGGGCGGTCAGGTCACCGTCCCGCTCGTGGTGCGCACCGCCAACGGCGGCGGGCTCGGCTTCGGCGCCCAGCACTCCCAGGCCACCGAGAACTGGGCGCTGACCGTGCCCGGCCTGAAGATCGCCGCACCCGCGACGCCCGCCGATGTGATCGGCATGATGGCGGCCGCGATCCGCAGCGACGACCCGGTGGTCTTCTTCGAGCACAAGGGGCTCCTCGCCTCCAAAGGCACGCCCCCGCCCCCGGACCACGTCGTCGAACTCGGCCGGGCCGCCGTCGTCCGCGAGGGCGCCGACGTCACCCTCGTCGCCCTCGCCTCGATGGTCCCCGTCGCGCTGAAGGCCGCCGAACTGCTGTCCGGCGAGGGCATCGAGGCCGAGGTCGTCGACCTGCGCTGTCTGGTGCCGCTGGACGTCACCACCGTGCTCACCTCGCTCGGGCGGACCTCACGGCTCGTCACCGTCGAGGAGAACCCGTACCAGGGCGGCTGGGGCGCCACACTCGTCTCGGTCGTCGCCGACGAAGGGTTCGACCTGCTGGACGCGCCGGTCAGACGGGTGGCGGGGGACTGTGTCCCACTGCCGTTCGCCGACGCCCTGGAGGAACGCGTGATCCCCACCGTCGAGAAGGTCGTGGCGACCGTACGCGGACTCGCCGCCTACTGA
- a CDS encoding ABC transporter ATP-binding protein, translating into MSTVLAGYGLIKKYGSTTALAGVDVEVGERDSLAIMGPSGSGKSTLLHTLAGIIRPDDGQVLLRGEQIDRLGENRLSALRRKRFGFVFQFGQLLPELPAEENAALPLMLEGTPRKRAVERARRWFAPLGLDGLEGRRPGQLSGGQAQRVAIARALAVEPDVVFADEPTGALDQKTSTEVVQLLTFATRDTGAALVMVTHDADVAAHCDRVLQVRDGRISNHSQFTVA; encoded by the coding sequence ATGAGCACCGTCCTGGCCGGGTACGGCCTGATCAAGAAGTACGGCTCCACCACCGCTCTCGCGGGCGTGGACGTGGAGGTCGGCGAGCGCGACTCGCTGGCGATCATGGGCCCGTCGGGGTCCGGCAAGTCGACCCTGCTGCACACCCTCGCCGGGATCATCCGGCCCGACGACGGCCAGGTGCTGTTGCGCGGCGAGCAGATTGACCGGCTCGGTGAGAACCGGCTCAGCGCGCTGCGCCGCAAGCGGTTCGGGTTCGTCTTCCAGTTCGGTCAGCTGCTGCCGGAGCTGCCCGCCGAGGAGAACGCCGCCCTGCCGCTGATGCTGGAGGGCACACCGCGCAAGCGGGCCGTCGAACGCGCCCGCCGCTGGTTCGCACCCCTCGGCCTGGACGGTCTGGAGGGCCGCCGCCCCGGCCAGCTCTCCGGCGGCCAGGCCCAGCGCGTGGCCATCGCCCGCGCACTCGCCGTGGAACCGGACGTGGTCTTCGCCGACGAGCCGACCGGCGCCCTGGACCAGAAGACCAGCACGGAGGTCGTCCAACTGCTGACGTTCGCGACCCGGGACACCGGAGCCGCCCTGGTGATGGTCACCCACGACGCCGACGTCGCCGCCCACTGCGACCGCGTCCTCCAGGTCCGGGACGGCCGGATCAGCAACCACAGCCAGTTCACGGTCGCCTGA
- a CDS encoding cupin domain-containing protein, protein MTRHLVRLAADVPEPPYDELGHRRQELVGEDDGSTHTGFGLCEIRPDGRVGAHVHSYEESFHVLDGAVILDVPEGSYRLEEGDYGLLPTGVPHSWRGAGDTGGRWADMLAPVPRARYGHDTQAVPELPSGEPVRIDVRDPRTRSFGHFEPAQMDPGKQSQDLLAVSASMRTALLVYSGITVKMMVDSDLGAVASTMFMVQYAPDGVAGSHDHPFEETYLILEGLVDATFDGERYRLGPGDVAWAGAGCVHGFSNAGEGPVRWLETQAPQPPPRHSYRFTRDWDYLREALGS, encoded by the coding sequence ATGACCCGACACCTGGTGCGCCTCGCAGCCGACGTCCCGGAGCCGCCGTACGACGAACTCGGTCACCGGCGTCAGGAGTTGGTCGGCGAGGACGACGGCAGTACGCACACCGGCTTCGGGCTGTGCGAGATACGGCCCGACGGCCGGGTCGGCGCGCATGTGCACTCGTACGAGGAGAGCTTCCATGTGCTCGACGGGGCCGTGATCCTCGATGTGCCCGAGGGGTCGTACCGCCTCGAAGAGGGTGACTACGGCCTCCTGCCGACCGGCGTCCCGCACTCCTGGCGGGGCGCCGGCGACACGGGCGGACGCTGGGCCGACATGCTCGCCCCGGTGCCGCGGGCCCGCTACGGGCACGACACCCAGGCGGTGCCCGAACTGCCGTCCGGGGAGCCCGTGCGCATCGACGTCCGCGATCCGCGCACCCGGTCCTTCGGCCACTTCGAGCCCGCGCAGATGGACCCCGGCAAGCAGTCGCAGGACCTGCTCGCGGTGTCGGCGAGCATGCGGACCGCGCTGCTGGTGTACAGCGGGATCACCGTGAAGATGATGGTCGACAGCGACCTCGGCGCGGTCGCCTCGACCATGTTCATGGTGCAGTACGCCCCGGACGGCGTCGCGGGCAGCCACGACCACCCCTTCGAGGAGACGTATCTGATCCTCGAAGGCCTGGTCGACGCCACCTTCGACGGCGAGCGGTACCGGCTCGGGCCCGGCGACGTCGCCTGGGCCGGCGCGGGGTGCGTCCACGGGTTCTCCAACGCGGGGGAGGGGCCCGTGCGCTGGCTGGAGACACAGGCGCCGCAGCCGCCGCCGCGGCACTCGTACCGGTTCACACGGGACTGGGACTATCTGAGGGAGGCCCTGGGCTCATGA
- a CDS encoding amidohydrolase family protein, translating to MPHRILLRGGHVLSMDPDIGDLPRGDVLIEDGRIAAVRPEISADADVLDMTGRIVIPGFVDTHRHTWEAPIRNVAPDATLDDYFVDILDTFAPLYTPEDVYAGNLAGSLECLNAGITTLVDWSHINNTPAHPDAAIQGLKESGIRAQYAYGSANTSLADYWFESKIAMPGDDVRRIRGGYFASDDGLLTMALATRGPGFCVNDVVTAEWALARELDVPITVHVAMGRLAGRFGMVKQLNDLGLLGADTTYVHCCYFSEEEWRMVADSGGTVSIAPQVELQMGHGWPPVMKAVEHGLRPSLSIDVVTTVPGDMFTQIRAAFGAERARVNADCWKANMPVPDTMLTARQLLEMATLNGAHVAGLENRTGSLTPGKRADVVAVDATALNVAPVHDAAAAVTLSADVSNVETVIVDGVIHKRDGRLVADVDRARRLVQESRDRLLAAKEAKRAA from the coding sequence ATGCCCCATCGGATACTCCTGCGAGGCGGTCACGTACTGTCGATGGATCCCGACATCGGGGACCTGCCCCGGGGAGACGTCCTCATCGAGGACGGGCGGATCGCCGCCGTGCGGCCCGAGATCAGCGCCGACGCGGACGTGCTCGACATGACCGGCCGGATCGTGATCCCCGGCTTCGTCGACACCCACCGGCACACCTGGGAGGCGCCGATCCGCAACGTCGCCCCGGACGCCACGCTGGACGACTACTTCGTCGACATCCTCGACACCTTCGCACCGCTGTACACCCCCGAGGACGTGTACGCGGGCAACCTCGCCGGATCACTGGAGTGCCTGAACGCCGGCATCACGACCCTCGTCGACTGGTCGCACATCAACAACACGCCCGCCCACCCGGACGCCGCGATCCAGGGCCTCAAGGAGAGCGGCATCCGCGCCCAGTACGCCTACGGCAGCGCCAACACCTCGCTCGCCGACTACTGGTTCGAGAGCAAGATCGCGATGCCGGGCGACGACGTACGGCGGATCCGCGGCGGCTACTTCGCCTCCGACGACGGCCTGCTGACCATGGCCCTGGCCACCCGCGGACCCGGATTCTGCGTCAACGACGTCGTCACGGCCGAGTGGGCCCTCGCCCGCGAACTGGACGTCCCGATCACCGTGCATGTGGCGATGGGCCGGCTGGCGGGCCGCTTCGGGATGGTCAAGCAGCTCAACGACCTGGGACTCCTCGGCGCCGACACCACCTACGTCCACTGCTGCTACTTCAGCGAGGAGGAGTGGCGGATGGTCGCCGACAGCGGCGGCACGGTGTCGATCGCGCCGCAGGTCGAGCTGCAGATGGGGCACGGCTGGCCGCCCGTGATGAAGGCCGTCGAGCACGGGCTGCGGCCGTCTTTGAGCATCGACGTCGTCACCACCGTGCCGGGCGACATGTTCACCCAGATCCGCGCGGCCTTCGGCGCCGAACGCGCCCGCGTCAACGCCGACTGCTGGAAGGCCAACATGCCCGTGCCCGACACCATGCTGACGGCCCGTCAGTTGTTGGAGATGGCGACGCTCAACGGCGCACACGTAGCGGGCCTGGAGAACCGCACCGGCTCCCTGACCCCCGGCAAGCGCGCCGACGTCGTCGCCGTCGACGCCACCGCGCTCAACGTCGCCCCGGTGCACGACGCGGCCGCCGCGGTGACCCTCTCGGCCGACGTCTCCAACGTCGAGACGGTCATCGTCGACGGCGTGATCCACAAGCGCGACGGCAGGCTCGTCGCCGACGTCGACCGGGCCCGGCGACTGGTCCAGGAGTCCCGCGACCGGCTGCTGGCCGCGAAGGAGGCGAAGCGCGCGGCATGA
- a CDS encoding M24 family metallopeptidase: MAIRTFGPNAVDWEERVDLDRLRRQRLARLHETLNRSELGAVLSFDFANIRYMTATHIGTWAMDKLIRFALLVRGGEPIVWDFGSAARHHQLYNPWLDYSDGKEGPPTGARAGISTLRGAFHPDAGIAQDVAAKIATELREHGLAGEPLGIDVAEMPILTALRAEGIDVVDGQQVFLEARRIKTPDEISLLTQACAMVDAAYEELYGYLRPGVRENECVGVVSKVLYDLGSEYVEGVNAISGERCSPHPHVYSDRLIRPGDPAFFDILHSHLGYRTCYYRTFAVGSASSAQRDAYVRCREYMDRAIALVRPGATTADVVQVWPRAEEFGFADETAAFALQYGHGVGLSIWEKPIFSRLVSLDHPEVLEEGMVFALETYWPAADGWSAARIEEEVVVTADGCEVITKFPAEELLVAGRKYWTVGGELNTRREAQSHLNTGTR; the protein is encoded by the coding sequence ATGGCGATCCGCACATTCGGACCCAATGCCGTCGACTGGGAAGAGCGAGTGGACCTGGACCGGCTGCGCAGGCAGCGGCTGGCCCGCCTCCACGAGACGCTGAACCGCTCCGAGCTGGGCGCCGTGCTCAGCTTCGACTTCGCCAACATCCGCTACATGACCGCCACACACATCGGCACCTGGGCGATGGACAAGCTGATCCGCTTCGCCCTGCTGGTGCGCGGCGGCGAACCCATCGTCTGGGACTTCGGCTCCGCCGCCCGTCACCACCAGCTGTACAACCCGTGGCTCGACTACAGCGACGGCAAGGAGGGCCCGCCCACCGGCGCCCGCGCCGGAATCTCCACACTCCGCGGTGCCTTCCACCCGGACGCCGGCATCGCCCAGGACGTCGCCGCGAAGATCGCCACGGAACTGCGCGAGCACGGCCTGGCCGGCGAGCCGCTCGGCATCGACGTCGCCGAGATGCCGATCCTCACCGCCCTGCGCGCCGAGGGCATCGACGTCGTCGACGGCCAGCAGGTCTTCCTGGAGGCGCGCCGCATCAAGACCCCGGACGAGATCTCCCTGCTCACCCAGGCCTGCGCGATGGTGGACGCCGCGTACGAGGAGCTGTACGGCTATCTGCGGCCCGGCGTACGGGAGAACGAGTGCGTCGGAGTCGTCAGCAAGGTCCTGTACGACCTCGGCAGCGAGTACGTCGAGGGCGTCAACGCCATCTCCGGCGAGCGCTGCTCACCCCACCCGCACGTCTACAGCGACCGCCTGATCCGCCCCGGCGACCCGGCCTTCTTCGACATCCTGCACAGCCACCTCGGCTACCGCACCTGCTACTACCGCACCTTCGCCGTCGGCAGCGCCTCCAGCGCCCAGCGCGACGCCTACGTCCGCTGCCGCGAGTACATGGACCGGGCCATCGCCCTCGTCCGTCCGGGCGCCACGACCGCCGACGTCGTCCAAGTGTGGCCGCGCGCCGAGGAGTTCGGCTTCGCCGACGAGACCGCCGCCTTCGCGCTGCAGTACGGCCACGGCGTGGGCCTGTCCATCTGGGAGAAGCCGATCTTCAGCCGGCTGGTCTCCCTCGACCATCCCGAGGTCCTCGAAGAGGGCATGGTGTTCGCCCTGGAGACCTACTGGCCGGCCGCCGACGGCTGGTCCGCCGCCCGCATCGAGGAGGAGGTCGTCGTCACCGCCGACGGCTGCGAGGTCATCACCAAGTTCCCCGCCGAGGAACTGCTGGTCGCCGGCCGCAAGTACTGGACCGTGGGCGGCGAGCTCAACACCCGCCGCGAGGCGCAGTCCCACCTGAACACCGGGACGCGGTAA
- a CDS encoding sensor histidine kinase, giving the protein MKSFSSRGCAGGFAVGLLLAACVVDVLYAGADGTSVLPMAGPVWPTLAVLLVGLAALLWPAGRRPEWLAPQVRTVAPAVASILYTAGSLLVAVGNPFGPGEVAILLCLLFVAARHCPPRWAWGCGALDVAALLLLPVRYLGSLDSTVLGFMVVGLVLIGLFAGLAVYLRTMDYRRALAVSETRRGERVAIAADLHDFVAHHVTGILVQTQMARMMAQTQPQELDPVLGGIEHAATEALASMRRTVGVLRDTGSEAADHRPVGDLAGIAELTDGFASPVQQVTLRRDPAVSDDIPHEVQAAAFRVVQEALTNIRRHAADATHIEVRLWGDAGRLAVSVADDGRGGTQLPAAAHGGGFGLVGLKERVTALGGELRAGPRGAVGWEVRAVFPAGKA; this is encoded by the coding sequence ATGAAGTCCTTCTCCTCCCGTGGCTGTGCAGGGGGCTTCGCCGTCGGCCTGCTGCTCGCCGCCTGTGTCGTCGACGTCCTCTACGCGGGCGCCGACGGGACGAGCGTGCTGCCGATGGCGGGGCCCGTCTGGCCGACGCTGGCCGTGCTGCTGGTGGGCCTGGCCGCCCTGCTGTGGCCGGCCGGGCGGCGGCCCGAGTGGCTCGCCCCGCAGGTGCGCACCGTCGCGCCCGCCGTCGCCTCGATCCTCTACACGGCGGGCTCGCTGCTGGTCGCCGTGGGGAACCCGTTCGGCCCCGGCGAGGTCGCGATCCTGCTGTGCCTGCTGTTCGTCGCGGCACGGCACTGTCCGCCGCGCTGGGCCTGGGGGTGCGGCGCCCTGGATGTGGCCGCGCTGTTGCTGCTGCCGGTTCGGTATCTGGGGTCGTTGGACTCCACCGTGCTGGGCTTCATGGTGGTCGGCCTGGTCCTGATCGGCCTGTTCGCCGGGCTTGCCGTGTATCTGCGCACGATGGACTACCGGCGGGCGCTCGCGGTGAGCGAGACCCGGCGCGGCGAACGCGTCGCCATCGCCGCCGACCTGCACGACTTCGTCGCCCACCATGTCACCGGCATCCTCGTGCAGACACAGATGGCACGGATGATGGCGCAGACCCAGCCACAGGAACTCGACCCGGTCCTGGGCGGCATCGAACACGCCGCCACCGAGGCCCTCGCCTCGATGCGCCGCACGGTCGGGGTGCTGCGCGACACCGGTTCCGAGGCGGCCGATCACCGCCCGGTCGGCGACCTGGCGGGCATCGCCGAGCTCACGGACGGCTTCGCGAGCCCGGTCCAGCAGGTCACCCTGCGCCGCGACCCCGCCGTGTCCGACGACATCCCCCACGAGGTGCAGGCCGCGGCCTTCCGGGTCGTCCAGGAGGCGCTGACCAACATCCGCCGCCACGCCGCCGACGCCACGCACATCGAGGTCCGCCTGTGGGGCGACGCCGGGCGCCTGGCGGTGTCGGTCGCGGACGACGGCCGCGGCGGCACCCAGCTGCCGGCCGCCGCGCACGGGGGCGGCTTCGGACTCGTCGGCCTGAAGGAACGGGTCACGGCACTGGGCGGCGAACTGCGAGCCGGGCCGCGGGGCGCGGTGGGCTGGGAGGTGCGGGCGGTGTTCCCGGCGGGGAAGGCCTGA
- a CDS encoding SAM-dependent methyltransferase — protein MTGTESAVPRIDTSRPHPARVYDWFLGGKDNYPVDEELGRRITAMQGDAPRHARANRRFMERATRAVVREAGIRQFLDVGSGIPTEPNLHQIAQSAVPDARVVYVDNDPIVLAHAAALLHGTPEGVTEYVQADAREPRRILERAASVLDFDRPVALSLIALLHFIADDDGAHELVDTLVGALAPGSCLVLSAMTADFDPENVRRGIAAYTASGVTLVARSHTEMGRFFKGLDLLEPGLVSLSDWRPAADGEREGLVSLYGAVGLKR, from the coding sequence GTGACCGGGACCGAGTCGGCCGTACCGCGCATCGACACGAGCCGGCCGCATCCGGCCAGGGTGTACGACTGGTTCCTGGGCGGCAAGGACAACTACCCCGTCGACGAGGAACTCGGACGGCGGATCACCGCGATGCAGGGCGACGCGCCACGGCACGCGCGTGCCAACCGCCGGTTCATGGAGCGGGCCACGCGGGCGGTCGTGCGGGAGGCGGGAATCCGCCAGTTCCTCGACGTCGGCTCCGGCATCCCGACCGAGCCGAACCTGCACCAGATCGCCCAGTCCGCCGTACCGGACGCGCGGGTGGTGTACGTCGACAACGACCCGATCGTGCTCGCTCACGCGGCGGCCCTGCTCCACGGAACCCCGGAGGGGGTGACCGAGTATGTGCAGGCCGATGCGCGTGAGCCGCGACGGATCCTCGAACGGGCCGCGTCCGTCCTCGACTTCGACCGGCCCGTCGCCCTGTCGCTGATCGCGCTCCTGCACTTCATCGCGGACGACGACGGCGCCCATGAGCTGGTGGACACGCTGGTCGGCGCGCTGGCGCCGGGCAGCTGTCTGGTGCTGTCGGCGATGACGGCGGACTTCGACCCGGAGAACGTCCGTCGGGGCATCGCGGCCTACACGGCGAGCGGGGTGACGCTCGTGGCGCGCTCGCACACCGAAATGGGCCGTTTCTTCAAGGGACTCGACCTGCTGGAACCCGGCCTGGTCTCGCTGTCGGACTGGCGGCCCGCGGCGGACGGGGAGCGGGAAGGGCTCGTGTCGCTGTACGGCGCGGTCGGCCTCAAGCGCTGA
- a CDS encoding thiamine pyrophosphate-dependent dehydrogenase E1 component subunit alpha, protein MDPAALLAAYEQMTVIRRTEKAAHDLFLQGLVKGTTHLAAGHEAIAVGASAALRPDDYVFATYRGHHHAMARGATPEECLAELMSRATGLCKAKGGSMHLTKASTGMLGSYAIVGAHLPMAAGAAWSARLRGTDQIAVAFFGDGATNIGAFHEALNLAAVWKLPVLFVCENNLYMEYTPIADVTAVARPAADRAPAYGIPGEVVDGNDVVAVQETVARLAARARAGDGPALLEAQTYRHFGHSRADPATYRPAEEVERWLKHDPLDLARGQLAEMGVAEAVLGEADERATAVVRKAVEAAKAAPPADPDEALTDVWADGGAAWRT, encoded by the coding sequence ATGGATCCGGCCGCGCTCCTCGCAGCATACGAGCAGATGACCGTCATCCGCCGTACGGAGAAGGCCGCCCACGACCTGTTCCTCCAGGGCCTGGTCAAGGGCACCACCCACCTCGCCGCCGGACACGAGGCCATCGCCGTCGGTGCGAGCGCCGCCCTGCGCCCCGACGACTACGTCTTCGCCACCTACCGCGGCCACCATCACGCGATGGCGCGGGGCGCCACCCCCGAGGAGTGCCTGGCCGAACTCATGAGCCGGGCCACCGGGTTGTGCAAGGCCAAGGGCGGTTCCATGCACCTGACCAAAGCCTCCACCGGCATGCTCGGCTCCTACGCCATCGTCGGCGCCCACCTCCCGATGGCCGCCGGCGCCGCCTGGTCGGCCCGGCTGCGGGGCACCGATCAGATCGCGGTCGCCTTCTTCGGCGACGGCGCCACCAACATCGGCGCCTTCCACGAGGCGCTGAACCTCGCCGCCGTATGGAAGCTGCCGGTGCTGTTCGTCTGCGAGAACAACCTGTACATGGAGTACACGCCGATCGCCGACGTCACCGCCGTGGCCCGGCCCGCCGCCGACCGGGCGCCCGCCTACGGCATCCCCGGCGAGGTGGTGGACGGCAACGACGTCGTCGCCGTCCAGGAGACGGTGGCCCGGCTCGCGGCGCGGGCCCGGGCAGGAGACGGGCCGGCGCTGCTGGAGGCGCAGACCTATCGGCACTTCGGGCACAGCCGCGCCGACCCGGCGACCTACCGACCGGCCGAGGAGGTCGAACGCTGGCTGAAACACGACCCGTTGGACCTGGCGCGGGGGCAACTGGCCGAGATGGGCGTGGCCGAGGCCGTGCTCGGTGAGGCGGACGAGCGTGCGACGGCCGTGGTGCGCAAGGCCGTCGAGGCCGCCAAGGCCGCACCGCCGGCCGATCCGGACGAGGCGCTGACCGACGTGTGGGCCGACGGAGGTGCGGCGTGGCGGACGTGA